In Cotesia glomerata isolate CgM1 linkage group LG3, MPM_Cglom_v2.3, whole genome shotgun sequence, one genomic interval encodes:
- the LOC123262100 gene encoding histone deacetylase 6 isoform X1, translated as MSAKQKSSTNNKNKSPLSKVRPSSEIIAAKRKAAAEQKLKLLQTKVPDTNFIYDIYQSAMDSRLLTRRETGLVYDYSMAEHQCLWDKNYPECPQRLTRTLERCKELGLIDRCKNISPRLATNKELLLKHSRKQIDILKATDGCTDLTKLEDLSSKYDAIYVHPSTYKLSKLAAGSTINLLQAICKEEVQNGMAIIRPPGHHAMKTEYCGYCFFNNVAIAVESMLSEGLAKKVLIVDWDVHHGQATQQMFYDDPRVVYFSIHRYEQGEFWPNLRESDYHYVGEGAGIGYNFNIPLNKTGMTNADYLAIFQQVLLPMAYEFQPDLIVISAGYDAALGCPEGEMKITPAFYAHLLSQLLSLASGKVAVILEGGYCLESLSESAALTLRALLGDPCPMISTLDPPSASIRETILNVIYAQKPYWSCYEFQDIYSIHSEDTKECDRHLPEIVFKENETKPTVYETRNYYPVQSDIFLNDIRNQLLSLQLTTKLNKAPHRVSLVYDERMLKHCHPTDTRHPEIPERISGIFSKHEEYDLLKRCHRIPGRIATEEELLLVHTESYVESMKATEKKKMSEVHKESRNFESVYLHTETWSSASVAAGSVLQVVDSVLNGESQSGVAIVRPPGHHAERDAACGFCIFNNVSIAARYATEFHGCKRVLILDWDVHHGNGTQAIFEEDPQVLYISIHRYDNGSFFPSSEQANYNVVGRGKGEGFNVNIPWNRKKMGDTEYIAAFQQIIIPIAYQFNPELILVSAGFDACVGDPLGGYSVSPVAYGHFTHWLSSLANGRLILVLEGGYNVNSISYAMTMCTKALLGDPLAPITRSTAALSTSAITSIKNVLKTHKPYWPNLVYQAALPKENVIPQPVSLKFDMSPGVESKILQEEWQTEKNGIHQLSKEMGGLNVNQSGQAKQCSDSQEQKPGKVEDQPGCSSSQSKPGSSRVNPTDSGNPHEDKPLMDSMMFAIIPLSYCPHLELIAEVPAQGIDVKAPCKECNSTAENWICLHCYGVNCARAVNQHAILHGQDEGHPLTLSFTDLSVWCYGCEAYVDNPRLHAAKSAAYLSKFNEELPWIYDEPRIEM; from the exons atgtctGCAAAACAAAAGTCATCGAccaacaacaaaaataaatcgCCATTATCAAAA gttAGACCGTCTAGTGAAATTATAGCTGCGAAAAGAAAGGCTGCTGCTGAACAAAAGTTGAAACTCCTGCAGACAAAGGTACCAGacactaattttatttacgatATTTATCAAAGTGCAATGGATTCACGTCTGCTGACTCGGAGAGAGACGGGGTTAGTTTATGATTATTCGATGGCAGAACATCAATGCCTCTGGGACAAAAATTATCCAGAATGTCCTCAAAGATTAACTAGAACGCTAGAACGATGCAAAGAACTCGGGTTGATTGATAGGTGCAAGAACATCAGCCCGAGGTTGGCGACAAATAAGGAGTTATTGCTGAAACATAGTCGCAAGCAGATTGATATTCTGAAGGCGACTGATGGGTGTACTGATCTCACTAAACTCGAAGATTTATCTTCCAAATATGACGCTATTTATGTTCATcca tcaacatataaattgtcGAAATTGGCCGCTGGATcgacaattaatttattacaagcTATTTGTAAAGAAGAAGTTCAAAATGGAATGGCAATAATtag GCCACCGGGACATCATGCAATGAAAACAGAATACTGTGGTTACTGTTTCTTTAATAATGTAGCCATTGCAGTTGAGTCAATGCTGAGTGAAGGCTTAGCCAAGAAAGTGCTAATTGTCGACTGGGACGTCCACCACGGACAAGCGACGCAGCAAATGTTTTATGACGATCCCCGCGTCGTGTATTTCTCGATCCACCGCTACGAGCAGGGTGAATTCTGGCCTAATTTAAGAGAATCTGATTACCACTACGTCGGTGAAGGCGCGGGTATTGGATATAATTTCAACATACCCCTCAATAAAACTGGTATGACGAACGCAGATTATCTAGCAATCTTCCAGCAAGTTCTACTGCCTATGGCATACgag ttTCAACCAGATCTCATAGTAATTTCAGCAGGTTACGACGCCGCTCTCGGCTGTCCCGAG GGAGAAATGAAAATAACTCCAGCATTTTACGCGCATTTACTTTCACAATTACTCAGCCTAGCCAGCGGAAAAGTAGCTGTGATTCTCGAAGGCGGATATTGCTTAGAGTCTCTGTCAGAATCAGCGGCTCTAACTTTAAGAGCTCTTCTAGGTGACCCGTGTCCAATGATATCAACCCTCGATCCACCTTCAGCAAGTATCCgagagacaattttaaatgtaatttacgCACAAAAGCCTTACTGGAGCTGCTACGAGTTCCAGGACATATACAGTATCCACTCAGAAGATACCAAAGAATGCGACCGTCACCTTCCAGAGATAGTTTTCAAAGAGAATGAAACTAAACCAACTGTCTACGAGACCCGAAATTATTACCCAGTACAAAGTgacatttttctaaatgacATTCGCAACCAATTACTTTCCCTTCAATTGACTACCAAGTTAAACAAAGCTCCTCACCGAGTGTCCTTGGTCTACGACGAGCGTATGCTGAAGCATTGCCACCCTACCGACACGAGGCATCCTGAAATTCCTGAAAGAATCTCTGGAATATTTTCCAAGCACGAAGAGTACGACTTGCTCAAGCGGTGTCACAGAATTCCCGGTCGGATTGCCACAGAGGAAGAGCTTCTGCTAGTGCATACTGAAAGCTACGTAGAAAGTATGAAGGCgactgaaaaaaagaaaatgtctGAAGTTCACAAAGAGTCACGGAACTTTGAGTCCGTTTACCTCCACACCGAGACATGGTCCAGCGCTAGCGTAGCAGCAGGTTCAGTTCTGCAGGTGGTTGACAGCGTTCTCAACGGAGAAAGCCAGTCAGGAGTCGCGATAGTTCGTCCTCCAGGACATCATGCCGAGCGTGACGCAGCTTGTGGCTTCTGCATCTTCAACAACGTTTCCATTGCTGCGCGTTACGCTACTGAGTTTCACGGATGCAAGCGCGTGTTGATCCTCGACTGGGATGTCCATCACGGCAACGGGACTCAAGCGATATTTGAAGAAGATCCTCAAGTTCTCTACATCTCAATTCACAGGTACGACAATGGCTCTTTTTTCCCTTCCTCAGAGCAAGCTAACTACAACGTCGTCGGGAGGGGAAAAGGCGAAGGCTTCAACGTAAACATTCCCTGGAACCGCAAAAAAATGGGTGACACTGAGTACATTGCTGCCTTTCAGCAGATCATTATACCAATTGCTTATCAATTCAACCCGGAATTAATTCTTGTATCTGCTGGGTTTGATGCGTGTGTTGGAGATCCTCTTGGTGGCTACAGCGTTTCTCCGGTAGCTTATGGACACTTTACTCACTGGTTGTCATCGCTGGCTAATGGTCGGCTGATTTTAGTCTTAGAAGGCGGGTACAATGTCAACTCAATCTCTTACGCAATGACCATGTGTACTAAAGCTCTTCTTGGAGATCCTCTGGCTCCTATAACTCGCAGCACTGCTGCTTTGTCTACTTCTGCTATTActagtattaaaaatgttttaaaaactCATAAACCATACTGGCCAAATTTAGTTTATCAAGCTGCGTTGCCGAAAGAAAATGTCATTCCTCAACCAGTGAGTCTTAAGTTTGACATGAGTCCAGGAGTGGAGTCCAAAATTCTGCAAGAAGAATGGCAAACTGAGAAAAATGGAATCCATCAGCTGTCTAAAGAAATGGGTGGGTTGAATGTCAACCAAAGTGGCCAGGCCAAGCAGTGTTCTGATTCTCAAGAACAAAAACCGGGGAAGGTTGAGGACCAACCTGGGTGTAGCTCTAGCCAAAGCAAGCCTGGATCTTCGAGAGTTAATCCAACTGATTCGGGGAATCCCCATGAAGATAAACCGCTGATGGACAGTATGATGTTTGCAATAATTCCTTTGAGTTATTGTCCTCACTTGGAATTGATAGCTGAGGTTCCGGCACAAGGTATTGATGTAAAAGCTCCTTGCAAAGAGTGCAATAGTACAGCCGAAAATTGGATCTGTCTTCACTGCTATGGGGTTAATTGCGCGCGAGCTGTTAATCAACATGCTATTCTCCATGGACAAGATGAAGGACACCCTTTGACTCTCAGCTTCACTGATCTTTCTGTCTGGTGTTATGGATGCGAAGCCTACGTTGATAATCCGAGACTTCACGCTGCTAAAAGCGCCGCTTACCTCAGTAAATTTAACGAAGAACTTCCTTGGATTTATGATGAACCTCGTATTGAAATgtga
- the LOC123262100 gene encoding histone deacetylase 6 isoform X3, with the protein MDSRLLTRRETGLVYDYSMAEHQCLWDKNYPECPQRLTRTLERCKELGLIDRCKNISPRLATNKELLLKHSRKQIDILKATDGCTDLTKLEDLSSKYDAIYVHPSTYKLSKLAAGSTINLLQAICKEEVQNGMAIIRPPGHHAMKTEYCGYCFFNNVAIAVESMLSEGLAKKVLIVDWDVHHGQATQQMFYDDPRVVYFSIHRYEQGEFWPNLRESDYHYVGEGAGIGYNFNIPLNKTGMTNADYLAIFQQVLLPMAYEFQPDLIVISAGYDAALGCPEGEMKITPAFYAHLLSQLLSLASGKVAVILEGGYCLESLSESAALTLRALLGDPCPMISTLDPPSASIRETILNVIYAQKPYWSCYEFQDIYSIHSEDTKECDRHLPEIVFKENETKPTVYETRNYYPVQSDIFLNDIRNQLLSLQLTTKLNKAPHRVSLVYDERMLKHCHPTDTRHPEIPERISGIFSKHEEYDLLKRCHRIPGRIATEEELLLVHTESYVESMKATEKKKMSEVHKESRNFESVYLHTETWSSASVAAGSVLQVVDSVLNGESQSGVAIVRPPGHHAERDAACGFCIFNNVSIAARYATEFHGCKRVLILDWDVHHGNGTQAIFEEDPQVLYISIHRYDNGSFFPSSEQANYNVVGRGKGEGFNVNIPWNRKKMGDTEYIAAFQQIIIPIAYQFNPELILVSAGFDACVGDPLGGYSVSPVAYGHFTHWLSSLANGRLILVLEGGYNVNSISYAMTMCTKALLGDPLAPITRSTAALSTSAITSIKNVLKTHKPYWPNLVYQAALPKENVIPQPVSLKFDMSPGVESKILQEEWQTEKNGIHQLSKEMGGLNVNQSGQAKQCSDSQEQKPGKVEDQPGCSSSQSKPGSSRVNPTDSGNPHEDKPLMDSMMFAIIPLSYCPHLELIAEVPAQGIDVKAPCKECNSTAENWICLHCYGVNCARAVNQHAILHGQDEGHPLTLSFTDLSVWCYGCEAYVDNPRLHAAKSAAYLSKFNEELPWIYDEPRIEM; encoded by the exons ATGGATTCACGTCTGCTGACTCGGAGAGAGACGGGGTTAGTTTATGATTATTCGATGGCAGAACATCAATGCCTCTGGGACAAAAATTATCCAGAATGTCCTCAAAGATTAACTAGAACGCTAGAACGATGCAAAGAACTCGGGTTGATTGATAGGTGCAAGAACATCAGCCCGAGGTTGGCGACAAATAAGGAGTTATTGCTGAAACATAGTCGCAAGCAGATTGATATTCTGAAGGCGACTGATGGGTGTACTGATCTCACTAAACTCGAAGATTTATCTTCCAAATATGACGCTATTTATGTTCATcca tcaacatataaattgtcGAAATTGGCCGCTGGATcgacaattaatttattacaagcTATTTGTAAAGAAGAAGTTCAAAATGGAATGGCAATAATtag GCCACCGGGACATCATGCAATGAAAACAGAATACTGTGGTTACTGTTTCTTTAATAATGTAGCCATTGCAGTTGAGTCAATGCTGAGTGAAGGCTTAGCCAAGAAAGTGCTAATTGTCGACTGGGACGTCCACCACGGACAAGCGACGCAGCAAATGTTTTATGACGATCCCCGCGTCGTGTATTTCTCGATCCACCGCTACGAGCAGGGTGAATTCTGGCCTAATTTAAGAGAATCTGATTACCACTACGTCGGTGAAGGCGCGGGTATTGGATATAATTTCAACATACCCCTCAATAAAACTGGTATGACGAACGCAGATTATCTAGCAATCTTCCAGCAAGTTCTACTGCCTATGGCATACgag ttTCAACCAGATCTCATAGTAATTTCAGCAGGTTACGACGCCGCTCTCGGCTGTCCCGAG GGAGAAATGAAAATAACTCCAGCATTTTACGCGCATTTACTTTCACAATTACTCAGCCTAGCCAGCGGAAAAGTAGCTGTGATTCTCGAAGGCGGATATTGCTTAGAGTCTCTGTCAGAATCAGCGGCTCTAACTTTAAGAGCTCTTCTAGGTGACCCGTGTCCAATGATATCAACCCTCGATCCACCTTCAGCAAGTATCCgagagacaattttaaatgtaatttacgCACAAAAGCCTTACTGGAGCTGCTACGAGTTCCAGGACATATACAGTATCCACTCAGAAGATACCAAAGAATGCGACCGTCACCTTCCAGAGATAGTTTTCAAAGAGAATGAAACTAAACCAACTGTCTACGAGACCCGAAATTATTACCCAGTACAAAGTgacatttttctaaatgacATTCGCAACCAATTACTTTCCCTTCAATTGACTACCAAGTTAAACAAAGCTCCTCACCGAGTGTCCTTGGTCTACGACGAGCGTATGCTGAAGCATTGCCACCCTACCGACACGAGGCATCCTGAAATTCCTGAAAGAATCTCTGGAATATTTTCCAAGCACGAAGAGTACGACTTGCTCAAGCGGTGTCACAGAATTCCCGGTCGGATTGCCACAGAGGAAGAGCTTCTGCTAGTGCATACTGAAAGCTACGTAGAAAGTATGAAGGCgactgaaaaaaagaaaatgtctGAAGTTCACAAAGAGTCACGGAACTTTGAGTCCGTTTACCTCCACACCGAGACATGGTCCAGCGCTAGCGTAGCAGCAGGTTCAGTTCTGCAGGTGGTTGACAGCGTTCTCAACGGAGAAAGCCAGTCAGGAGTCGCGATAGTTCGTCCTCCAGGACATCATGCCGAGCGTGACGCAGCTTGTGGCTTCTGCATCTTCAACAACGTTTCCATTGCTGCGCGTTACGCTACTGAGTTTCACGGATGCAAGCGCGTGTTGATCCTCGACTGGGATGTCCATCACGGCAACGGGACTCAAGCGATATTTGAAGAAGATCCTCAAGTTCTCTACATCTCAATTCACAGGTACGACAATGGCTCTTTTTTCCCTTCCTCAGAGCAAGCTAACTACAACGTCGTCGGGAGGGGAAAAGGCGAAGGCTTCAACGTAAACATTCCCTGGAACCGCAAAAAAATGGGTGACACTGAGTACATTGCTGCCTTTCAGCAGATCATTATACCAATTGCTTATCAATTCAACCCGGAATTAATTCTTGTATCTGCTGGGTTTGATGCGTGTGTTGGAGATCCTCTTGGTGGCTACAGCGTTTCTCCGGTAGCTTATGGACACTTTACTCACTGGTTGTCATCGCTGGCTAATGGTCGGCTGATTTTAGTCTTAGAAGGCGGGTACAATGTCAACTCAATCTCTTACGCAATGACCATGTGTACTAAAGCTCTTCTTGGAGATCCTCTGGCTCCTATAACTCGCAGCACTGCTGCTTTGTCTACTTCTGCTATTActagtattaaaaatgttttaaaaactCATAAACCATACTGGCCAAATTTAGTTTATCAAGCTGCGTTGCCGAAAGAAAATGTCATTCCTCAACCAGTGAGTCTTAAGTTTGACATGAGTCCAGGAGTGGAGTCCAAAATTCTGCAAGAAGAATGGCAAACTGAGAAAAATGGAATCCATCAGCTGTCTAAAGAAATGGGTGGGTTGAATGTCAACCAAAGTGGCCAGGCCAAGCAGTGTTCTGATTCTCAAGAACAAAAACCGGGGAAGGTTGAGGACCAACCTGGGTGTAGCTCTAGCCAAAGCAAGCCTGGATCTTCGAGAGTTAATCCAACTGATTCGGGGAATCCCCATGAAGATAAACCGCTGATGGACAGTATGATGTTTGCAATAATTCCTTTGAGTTATTGTCCTCACTTGGAATTGATAGCTGAGGTTCCGGCACAAGGTATTGATGTAAAAGCTCCTTGCAAAGAGTGCAATAGTACAGCCGAAAATTGGATCTGTCTTCACTGCTATGGGGTTAATTGCGCGCGAGCTGTTAATCAACATGCTATTCTCCATGGACAAGATGAAGGACACCCTTTGACTCTCAGCTTCACTGATCTTTCTGTCTGGTGTTATGGATGCGAAGCCTACGTTGATAATCCGAGACTTCACGCTGCTAAAAGCGCCGCTTACCTCAGTAAATTTAACGAAGAACTTCCTTGGATTTATGATGAACCTCGTATTGAAATgtga
- the LOC123262100 gene encoding histone deacetylase 6 isoform X2 → MSAKQKSSTNNKNKSPLSKVRPSSEIIAAKRKAAAEQKLKLLQTKVPDTNFIYDIYQSAMDSRLLTRRETGLVYDYSMAEHQCLWDKNYPECPQRLTRTLERCKELGLIDRCKNISPRLATNKELLLKHSRKQIDILKATDGCTDLTKLEDLSSKYDAIYVHPSTYKLSKLAAGSTINLLQAICKEEVQNGMAIIRPPGHHAMKTEYCGYCFFNNVAIAVESMLSEGLAKKVLIVDWDVHHGQATQQMFYDDPRVVYFSIHRYEQGEFWPNLRESDYHYVGEGAGIGYNFNIPLNKTGMTNADYLAIFQQVLLPMAYEFHPDLIVVSAGFDSALGDEKGEMKITPAFYAHLLSQLLSLASGKVAVILEGGYCLESLSESAALTLRALLGDPCPMISTLDPPSASIRETILNVIYAQKPYWSCYEFQDIYSIHSEDTKECDRHLPEIVFKENETKPTVYETRNYYPVQSDIFLNDIRNQLLSLQLTTKLNKAPHRVSLVYDERMLKHCHPTDTRHPEIPERISGIFSKHEEYDLLKRCHRIPGRIATEEELLLVHTESYVESMKATEKKKMSEVHKESRNFESVYLHTETWSSASVAAGSVLQVVDSVLNGESQSGVAIVRPPGHHAERDAACGFCIFNNVSIAARYATEFHGCKRVLILDWDVHHGNGTQAIFEEDPQVLYISIHRYDNGSFFPSSEQANYNVVGRGKGEGFNVNIPWNRKKMGDTEYIAAFQQIIIPIAYQFNPELILVSAGFDACVGDPLGGYSVSPVAYGHFTHWLSSLANGRLILVLEGGYNVNSISYAMTMCTKALLGDPLAPITRSTAALSTSAITSIKNVLKTHKPYWPNLVYQAALPKENVIPQPVSLKFDMSPGVESKILQEEWQTEKNGIHQLSKEMGGLNVNQSGQAKQCSDSQEQKPGKVEDQPGCSSSQSKPGSSRVNPTDSGNPHEDKPLMDSMMFAIIPLSYCPHLELIAEVPAQGIDVKAPCKECNSTAENWICLHCYGVNCARAVNQHAILHGQDEGHPLTLSFTDLSVWCYGCEAYVDNPRLHAAKSAAYLSKFNEELPWIYDEPRIEM, encoded by the exons atgtctGCAAAACAAAAGTCATCGAccaacaacaaaaataaatcgCCATTATCAAAA gttAGACCGTCTAGTGAAATTATAGCTGCGAAAAGAAAGGCTGCTGCTGAACAAAAGTTGAAACTCCTGCAGACAAAGGTACCAGacactaattttatttacgatATTTATCAAAGTGCAATGGATTCACGTCTGCTGACTCGGAGAGAGACGGGGTTAGTTTATGATTATTCGATGGCAGAACATCAATGCCTCTGGGACAAAAATTATCCAGAATGTCCTCAAAGATTAACTAGAACGCTAGAACGATGCAAAGAACTCGGGTTGATTGATAGGTGCAAGAACATCAGCCCGAGGTTGGCGACAAATAAGGAGTTATTGCTGAAACATAGTCGCAAGCAGATTGATATTCTGAAGGCGACTGATGGGTGTACTGATCTCACTAAACTCGAAGATTTATCTTCCAAATATGACGCTATTTATGTTCATcca tcaacatataaattgtcGAAATTGGCCGCTGGATcgacaattaatttattacaagcTATTTGTAAAGAAGAAGTTCAAAATGGAATGGCAATAATtag GCCACCGGGACATCATGCAATGAAAACAGAATACTGTGGTTACTGTTTCTTTAATAATGTAGCCATTGCAGTTGAGTCAATGCTGAGTGAAGGCTTAGCCAAGAAAGTGCTAATTGTCGACTGGGACGTCCACCACGGACAAGCGACGCAGCAAATGTTTTATGACGATCCCCGCGTCGTGTATTTCTCGATCCACCGCTACGAGCAGGGTGAATTCTGGCCTAATTTAAGAGAATCTGATTACCACTACGTCGGTGAAGGCGCGGGTATTGGATATAATTTCAACATACCCCTCAATAAAACTGGTATGACGAACGCAGATTATCTAGCAATCTTCCAGCAAGTTCTACTGCCTATGGCATACgag tttcaCCCCGATCTCATTGTCGTATCAGCTGGCTTTGACTCTGCTCTTGGAGACGAGAAG GGAGAAATGAAAATAACTCCAGCATTTTACGCGCATTTACTTTCACAATTACTCAGCCTAGCCAGCGGAAAAGTAGCTGTGATTCTCGAAGGCGGATATTGCTTAGAGTCTCTGTCAGAATCAGCGGCTCTAACTTTAAGAGCTCTTCTAGGTGACCCGTGTCCAATGATATCAACCCTCGATCCACCTTCAGCAAGTATCCgagagacaattttaaatgtaatttacgCACAAAAGCCTTACTGGAGCTGCTACGAGTTCCAGGACATATACAGTATCCACTCAGAAGATACCAAAGAATGCGACCGTCACCTTCCAGAGATAGTTTTCAAAGAGAATGAAACTAAACCAACTGTCTACGAGACCCGAAATTATTACCCAGTACAAAGTgacatttttctaaatgacATTCGCAACCAATTACTTTCCCTTCAATTGACTACCAAGTTAAACAAAGCTCCTCACCGAGTGTCCTTGGTCTACGACGAGCGTATGCTGAAGCATTGCCACCCTACCGACACGAGGCATCCTGAAATTCCTGAAAGAATCTCTGGAATATTTTCCAAGCACGAAGAGTACGACTTGCTCAAGCGGTGTCACAGAATTCCCGGTCGGATTGCCACAGAGGAAGAGCTTCTGCTAGTGCATACTGAAAGCTACGTAGAAAGTATGAAGGCgactgaaaaaaagaaaatgtctGAAGTTCACAAAGAGTCACGGAACTTTGAGTCCGTTTACCTCCACACCGAGACATGGTCCAGCGCTAGCGTAGCAGCAGGTTCAGTTCTGCAGGTGGTTGACAGCGTTCTCAACGGAGAAAGCCAGTCAGGAGTCGCGATAGTTCGTCCTCCAGGACATCATGCCGAGCGTGACGCAGCTTGTGGCTTCTGCATCTTCAACAACGTTTCCATTGCTGCGCGTTACGCTACTGAGTTTCACGGATGCAAGCGCGTGTTGATCCTCGACTGGGATGTCCATCACGGCAACGGGACTCAAGCGATATTTGAAGAAGATCCTCAAGTTCTCTACATCTCAATTCACAGGTACGACAATGGCTCTTTTTTCCCTTCCTCAGAGCAAGCTAACTACAACGTCGTCGGGAGGGGAAAAGGCGAAGGCTTCAACGTAAACATTCCCTGGAACCGCAAAAAAATGGGTGACACTGAGTACATTGCTGCCTTTCAGCAGATCATTATACCAATTGCTTATCAATTCAACCCGGAATTAATTCTTGTATCTGCTGGGTTTGATGCGTGTGTTGGAGATCCTCTTGGTGGCTACAGCGTTTCTCCGGTAGCTTATGGACACTTTACTCACTGGTTGTCATCGCTGGCTAATGGTCGGCTGATTTTAGTCTTAGAAGGCGGGTACAATGTCAACTCAATCTCTTACGCAATGACCATGTGTACTAAAGCTCTTCTTGGAGATCCTCTGGCTCCTATAACTCGCAGCACTGCTGCTTTGTCTACTTCTGCTATTActagtattaaaaatgttttaaaaactCATAAACCATACTGGCCAAATTTAGTTTATCAAGCTGCGTTGCCGAAAGAAAATGTCATTCCTCAACCAGTGAGTCTTAAGTTTGACATGAGTCCAGGAGTGGAGTCCAAAATTCTGCAAGAAGAATGGCAAACTGAGAAAAATGGAATCCATCAGCTGTCTAAAGAAATGGGTGGGTTGAATGTCAACCAAAGTGGCCAGGCCAAGCAGTGTTCTGATTCTCAAGAACAAAAACCGGGGAAGGTTGAGGACCAACCTGGGTGTAGCTCTAGCCAAAGCAAGCCTGGATCTTCGAGAGTTAATCCAACTGATTCGGGGAATCCCCATGAAGATAAACCGCTGATGGACAGTATGATGTTTGCAATAATTCCTTTGAGTTATTGTCCTCACTTGGAATTGATAGCTGAGGTTCCGGCACAAGGTATTGATGTAAAAGCTCCTTGCAAAGAGTGCAATAGTACAGCCGAAAATTGGATCTGTCTTCACTGCTATGGGGTTAATTGCGCGCGAGCTGTTAATCAACATGCTATTCTCCATGGACAAGATGAAGGACACCCTTTGACTCTCAGCTTCACTGATCTTTCTGTCTGGTGTTATGGATGCGAAGCCTACGTTGATAATCCGAGACTTCACGCTGCTAAAAGCGCCGCTTACCTCAGTAAATTTAACGAAGAACTTCCTTGGATTTATGATGAACCTCGTATTGAAATgtga